A genome region from Aptenodytes patagonicus chromosome 26, bAptPat1.pri.cur, whole genome shotgun sequence includes the following:
- the LTAP1 gene encoding protein C1orf43 homolog isoform X2 gives MAGAGSNWLSGVNVVLVMAYGSLDLKEEIDIRLSRVQDIKYEPRLLAEDDSRLLQLETQGCYNYLYRMKALDAIRTSEIPFHAEGRYPKSLIGKNFCAYLLELRNSSTSFKGIRKALIDTLLDGYESARYGTGVFGKPEYLQYQDALNELANMTKARGGSSQRQHQSAAKDLTLSPEVSNPATIQVTYLPSSQKSKRAKHFLELKSFKDNYNTLESTL, from the exons atgGCGGGGGCCGGCAGCAACTGGCTCTCCGGGGTCAACGTGGTGCTGGTGATGGCCTACGGCAGCCTG gatttaaaggaagaaatcGACATTCGACTGTCAAGGGTGCAAGACATCAAGTACGAGCCCCGGCTGTTAGCTGAGGACGacagcaggcttctgcagctggagACACAAG GCTGCTATAACTACCTGTACCGGATGAAGGCGCTGGATGCGATCAGAACATCTG aaatccCATTTCACGCAGAGGGCCGGTACCCAAAGTCTTTAATAGGGAAGAACTTCTGTGCCTATCTGCTGGAACTGCGGAATTCCAGCACCTCCTTCAAAGGCATCCGCAAAGCCTTGATCGACACCTTGCTGGATGGGTATGAGAGTGCCCGCTACGGCACTGGG GTCTTTGGGAAACCAGAATATCTGCAGTACCAGGATGCTCTGAACGAGCTGGCAAACAT gaCCAAGGCccggggaggcagcagccagcgGCAGCACCAGTCAGCAGCGAAGGACCTCACCCTCTCCCCTGAAGTCTCCAACCCCGCCACCATCCAGGTCACCTACCTGCCTTCCAGCCAGAAGAGCAAACGTGCCAAACACTTCCTGGAGCTGAAGAGCTTCAAGGACAACTACAACACACTGGAGAGCACCCTGTGA
- the LTAP1 gene encoding protein C1orf43 homolog isoform X1, producing the protein MAGAGSNWLSGVNVVLVMAYGSLVFVLLFIFVKRQIMRFAMKSRRGPHVPVGQHAPKDLKEEIDIRLSRVQDIKYEPRLLAEDDSRLLQLETQGCYNYLYRMKALDAIRTSEIPFHAEGRYPKSLIGKNFCAYLLELRNSSTSFKGIRKALIDTLLDGYESARYGTGVFGKPEYLQYQDALNELANMTKARGGSSQRQHQSAAKDLTLSPEVSNPATIQVTYLPSSQKSKRAKHFLELKSFKDNYNTLESTL; encoded by the exons atgGCGGGGGCCGGCAGCAACTGGCTCTCCGGGGTCAACGTGGTGCTGGTGATGGCCTACGGCAGCCTG GTCTTCGTGCTGCTGTTCATCTTTGTGAAACGCCAGATCATGCGCTTCGCCATGAAGTCCCGCCGTGGCCCCCACGTGCCTGTTGGACAACACGCGCCCAAG gatttaaaggaagaaatcGACATTCGACTGTCAAGGGTGCAAGACATCAAGTACGAGCCCCGGCTGTTAGCTGAGGACGacagcaggcttctgcagctggagACACAAG GCTGCTATAACTACCTGTACCGGATGAAGGCGCTGGATGCGATCAGAACATCTG aaatccCATTTCACGCAGAGGGCCGGTACCCAAAGTCTTTAATAGGGAAGAACTTCTGTGCCTATCTGCTGGAACTGCGGAATTCCAGCACCTCCTTCAAAGGCATCCGCAAAGCCTTGATCGACACCTTGCTGGATGGGTATGAGAGTGCCCGCTACGGCACTGGG GTCTTTGGGAAACCAGAATATCTGCAGTACCAGGATGCTCTGAACGAGCTGGCAAACAT gaCCAAGGCccggggaggcagcagccagcgGCAGCACCAGTCAGCAGCGAAGGACCTCACCCTCTCCCCTGAAGTCTCCAACCCCGCCACCATCCAGGTCACCTACCTGCCTTCCAGCCAGAAGAGCAAACGTGCCAAACACTTCCTGGAGCTGAAGAGCTTCAAGGACAACTACAACACACTGGAGAGCACCCTGTGA